Proteins encoded by one window of Drosophila melanogaster chromosome X:
- the CG14227 gene encoding uncharacterized protein: MKKVIAALLILFASLFLGSREGSAFLLDAECGRSLPTNAKLTWWNYFDSSTDIQANPWIVSVIVNGKAKCSGSLINHRFVLTAAHCVFREAMQVHLGDFDAWNPGQNCSSGARLSNAYCVRIDKKIVHAGFGKIQAQQYDIGLLRMQHAVQYSDFVRPICLLINEPVAAIDRFQLTVWGTTAEDFRSIPRVLKHSVGDRIDRELCTLKFQQQVDESQICVHTETSHACKGDSGGPFSAKILYGGTYRTFQFGIIIFGLSSCAGLSVCTNVTFYMDWIWDALVNLSA, translated from the exons TCCTCTTTGCCTCTCTATTTCTCGGATCCCGAGAGGGATCGGCTTTCCTGCTCGACGCGGAATGTGGAAGGTCGCTTCCAACTAACGCTAAGCTAACTTGGTGGAATTACTTTGATAGCAGCACTGACATACAGGCCAATCCTTGGATTGTTTCGGTGATAGTGAATGGCAAGGCCAAATGCAGTGGATCGCTCATCAATCATA GATTTGTTTTGACAGCAGCACATTGCGTATTTAGAGAAGCCAT GCAGGTGCACTTGGGTGATTTCGACGCCTGGAATCCTGGACAAAATTGCAGCTCGGGTGCTCGCTTATCAAACGCATACTGCGTTCGGATCGACAAGAAGATCGTGCACGCCGGATTCGGCAAAATACAAGCCCAACAGTACGACATTGGCCTACTCCGGATGCAGCATGCGGTGCAGTATTCAG ACTTCGTGCGCCCCATTTGCCTGCTCATCAATGAGCCAGTGGCGGCCATCGACCGATTCCAGTTGACCGTCTGGGGCACCACTGCAGAAGACTTTCGCAGCATACCACGGGTGCTGAAGCATTCCGTTGGGGATCGTATCGATCGCGAACTCTGCACCTTGAAGTTCCAGCAGCAGGTGGACGAGTCGCAGATATGCGTCCACACCGAGACGAGCCACGCATGCAAAGGGGATTCCGGTGGCCCCTTTAGCGCAAAAATTCTCTACGGGGGCACGTATCGCACCTTCCAGTTTGGCATCATCATCTTCGGCTTGAGCTCCTGTGCGGGCCTAAGTGTCTGCACCAATGTGACTTTCTACATGGACTGGATCTGGGATGCTCTGGTTAACTTGTCGGCATGA
- the Ubqn gene encoding ubiquilin, isoform B, with translation MAEGGSKRINVVVKTPKDKKTVEVDEDSGIKDFKILVAQKFEAEPEQLVLIFAGKIMKDTDTLQMHNIKDNLTVHLVIKAPTRNNEQPARQPADVRQTPFGLNQFGGLAGMEALGAGSNTFMDLQARMQNELLNNGDMLRSLMDNPMVQQMMNNPDTMRQLITSNPQMHDLMQRNPEISHMLNNPDLLRQTMELARNPSMLQELMRSHDRAMSNLESVPGGYSALQRIYRDIQEPMMNAATESFGRNPFAGLVDGGGSGAGNNPQQGTENRNPLPNPWGGANSGTNGTVGGSGAGNPTGDLPPNNVLNTPAMRSLLQQMADNPAMMQNLLNAPYTRSMMESMSQDPDMAARLLSSSPLMSNNPALQEQVRQMMPQFMAQMQNPEVMNMLTNPDAMNAILQIQQGMEQLRSAAPGLVGTLGIPPPPPGAGTGTNPASGDGSGGNSGASTNNVSPSSGLNAGTGTPNLAPGGGPNAQLFNDFMMRMLNGMSNNADNTQPPEVRYQSQLEQLNAMGFVNRDANLQALIATFGDINAAVERLLSLNQLSLS, from the exons ATGGCGGAAGGCGGCAGCAAGCGCATCAACGTGGTTGTAAAAACGCCAAAGGACAAGAAAACGGTCGAAGTTGACGAAGATTCTGGAATAAAAGAT TTCAAAATTCTGGTTGCACAAAAGTTCGAGGCGGAGCCCGAGCAGCTCGTGCTCATTTTTGCCGGCAAAATTATGAAGGACACGGACACCCTTCAGATGCACAACATCAAGGACAACCTGACGGTGCATCTGGTGATTAAGGCGCCGACGCGCAACAACGAGCAGCCGGCCCGACAGCCGGCTGACGTGCGCCAAACGCCCTTTGGCCTCAATCAATTCGGTGGCCTGGCCGGAATGGAGGCACTTGGAGCCGGATCGAACACGTTCATGGATCTGCAGGCGCGCATGCAGAACGAGCTGCTCAACAATGGCGACATGCTGCGCTCCCTGATGGACAACCCGATGGTGCAGCAGATGATGAATAATCCGGATACCATGCGTCAGCTTATCACGTCCAATCCGCAAATGCATGACCTGATGCAGCGCAACCCCGAGATCTCGCATATGCTTAACAATCCGGACCTGCTGCGCCAGACGATGGAGCTGGCCCGCAATCCCTCGATGTTGCAGGAGCTGATGCGTTCGCACGACCGCGCCATGTCGAATCTGGAGTCGGTGCCGGGCGGCTATAGCGCCCTGCAGCGCATCTACCGCGATATTCAGGAGCCAATGATGAACGCGGCCACGGAATCCTTTGGTCGCAACCCCTTTGCCGGCCTGGTCGACGGCGGCGGTTCAGGAGCCGGCAACAACCCGCAGCAGGGCACCGAGAACCGCAATCCCCTGCCGAATCCATGGGGCGGTGCCAATTCGGGAACCAATGGAACAGTCGGTGGCTCCGGCGCCGGCAATCCGACGGGGGATCTGCCGCCGAACAATGTGCTCAACACGCCGGCCATGCGAAGCCTGCTCCAGCAGATGGCCGACAATCCAGCCATGATGCAGAACCTGCTGAACGCGCCCTACACGCGTTCCATGATGGAGTCCATGTCACAGGACCCGGACATGGCCGCGCGCTTGCTGAGCAGCAGTCCGCTCATGTCTAACAATCCCGCCCTGCAGGAGCAGGTGCGTCAGATGATGCCGCAGTTTATGGCCCAAATGCAGAACCCCGAGGTGATGAACATGCTGACCAATCCGGATGCAATGAACGCTATCCTGCAGATCCAGCAGGGCATGGAGCAGCTGCGCAGCGCGGCCCCAGGTCTCGTTGGCACCCTGGGCAttccaccgccaccaccgGGTGCCGGCACCGGAACGAATCCAGCCAGCGGCGATGGGAGCGGGGGCAACAGCGGTGCCAGCACCAACAATGTTTCGCCAAGCAGCGGCCTCAACGCCGGCACCGGCACTCCAAACCTGGCCCCGGGCGGTGGTCCCAACGCGCAGCTCTTCAACGACTTCATGATGCGCATGCTCAACGGGATGTCGAACAACGCGGACAACACACAGCCGCCGGAGGTGCGCTACCAGTcgcagctggagcagctgaACGCCATGGGCTTTGTCAACCGTGATGCCAACTTGCAGG CTCTGATCGCTACCTTCGGGGACATCAATGCGGCGGTAGAGCGACTGCTGTCCCTCAACCAGTTGTCCTTGAGTTAA